The following are from one region of the Nicotiana tabacum cultivar K326 chromosome 3, ASM71507v2, whole genome shotgun sequence genome:
- the LOC107768272 gene encoding PI-PLC X domain-containing protein At5g67130-like codes for MVSHQIISPLLLTICAFFVVATACSNGTCKLDDKCSTDADCEAGLYCFSCTVSFSGNRCVRSTRTNPFKLVNNSLPFNKYAFLTTHNAFAIEGEPSHTGIPRITPTNQEDSVTQQLNNGVRGLMLDTYDFDGDIWLCHSFGGNCHDYTAFEPAIDTLKEIEAFLSANPSEIVTLILEDYVETPKGLTKVFTDAGLIKYWFPVSKMPKGGQNWPLVSDMVANNQRLIVFTSKKSKEESEGIAYQWNYMVENQYGDGGMEKGSCPNRAESSKMDDTSKSLVLVNYFRSVPLKPLACVQNSGELLDMLTTCHNAAANRWANFIAVDYYKRSEGGGAFLATDTLNGQLLCHCGDVHSCSTGSTTPGACSSRS; via the exons ATGGTTTCTCATCAAATAATTTCTCCTTTACTGCTCACGATCTGTGCATTCTTTGTTGTCGCCACTGCTTGCTCTAATGGAACATGCAAG CTGGACGACAAATGCTCAACGGATGCAGATTGTGAAGCTGGGCTTTATTGTTTTTCTTGTACTGTGTCTTTTTCAGGAAACAGATGTGTTAGATCTACCCGCACAAACCCATTTAAGCTAGTG AATAATTCTCTACCATTCAACAAGTATGCATTCCTTACGACCCACAATGCTTTTGCCATTGAGGGAGAGCCATCACACACTGGCATCCCCAGAATAACACCCACAAATCAAGAGGATAGTGTTACTCAACAGCTCAAT AATGGTGTTCGGGGATTAATGCTTGATACCTATGATTTCGACGGAGATATATGGTTGTGCCACTCATTTGGAGGCAATTGTCACGACTATACGGCATTT GAACCAGCAATAGACACATTGAAGGAAATTGAGGCATTCTTATCAGCAAATCCATCAGAAATTGTGACATTGATCTTAGAAGATTATGTAGAGACACCaaaaggtttgaccaaagtgTTTACAGATGCAGGACTAATTAAATATTGGTTTCCAGTGTCAAAAATGCCCAAAGGTGGTCAAAACTGGCCCCTTGTTAGTGACATGGTGGCTAATAACCAAAGACTAATTGTTTTTACCTCCAAAAAATCCAAAGAAGAGAGTGAAGGAATAGCTTACCAATGGAATTACATGGTCGAAAATCAAT ATGGGGATGGAGGAATGGAAAAAGGAAGTTGTCCGAATCGGGCAGAGTCATCGAAAATGGATGATACAAGTAAATCTTTGGTGTTAGTAAATTACTTTAGGTCAGTGCCATTGAAACCATTGGCTTGTGTTCAGAATTCAGGAGAACTTCTTGACATGCTTACGACTTGTCATAATGCTGCTGCTAATCGCTGGGCTAATTTCATCGCCGTTGATTATTACAAG AGAAGTGAAGGAGGGGGTGCATTTTTAGCTACAGATACTCTTAATGGGCAGCTCTTGTGCCATTGTGGTGATGTACATTCCTGTTCG ACGGGATCTACTACCCCAGGAGCCTGCAGTTCTAGATCATGA